A region from the Bacteroidota bacterium genome encodes:
- a CDS encoding YncE family protein: MKITTSIFATASIVALALVVTISSCKKDHDNDHDMDMFNINYPAAYIVNGSSNNISVIKLADNTVSETISLNGATYPHHIYLNPAKTKLAVAITSTDLSGGHGGHSGTLRGLKVQIIDAITGMIDKEIALRKMPHNAIFNSSGTELWIGQMDTIQSQVLVYKTSDWTLQNTINVGVGLSEITFSTDGSMAFACNTIDGTVSLIDAKNKMIHATLTVGQDPVGAWTASNGKMFVDNETSQTISEITVSSMSVAATINLGFKPGYAAYNSSNAELWVSDATNGKVVYYTFDGTNWNTQGNITTGADAHAIAFNADGSKAYVTNQGANTVSVIDVATHAVTKTINVGTKPNGIVIKQ; encoded by the coding sequence ATGAAAATCACAACATCAATTTTTGCGACAGCATCTATCGTTGCTCTTGCTCTTGTCGTTACTATTTCTTCCTGTAAGAAAGACCACGACAACGATCACGACATGGATATGTTCAACATTAACTATCCCGCAGCATACATTGTAAACGGCAGTTCCAATAATATTTCGGTTATCAAACTTGCCGACAACACCGTTAGCGAAACTATTTCCTTGAATGGCGCAACCTATCCGCACCACATCTATCTCAACCCTGCTAAAACAAAATTGGCGGTGGCTATCACCAGCACCGATTTAAGTGGTGGTCATGGAGGACACAGTGGCACACTCAGGGGCTTAAAGGTTCAGATTATTGATGCCATTACCGGAATGATTGACAAAGAAATTGCACTCAGAAAAATGCCACACAATGCAATTTTCAATTCTTCGGGAACAGAACTTTGGATTGGGCAAATGGACACCATTCAAAGCCAGGTGCTGGTTTACAAAACTTCTGACTGGACTTTGCAAAATACTATCAATGTAGGTGTAGGTCTTTCAGAAATCACTTTTTCGACAGATGGTTCAATGGCTTTTGCCTGCAATACAATAGATGGAACTGTTTCCCTCATTGATGCCAAAAACAAAATGATACATGCAACGCTCACCGTTGGGCAAGACCCTGTTGGCGCATGGACGGCAAGTAATGGTAAAATGTTTGTGGACAATGAAACGAGCCAGACAATTTCTGAAATAACGGTTTCGTCTATGAGCGTTGCCGCCACCATCAATCTTGGTTTTAAACCCGGGTATGCAGCTTACAATTCTTCAAATGCTGAATTGTGGGTTTCTGATGCCACAAACGGCAAAGTGGTATATTACACATTTGACGGAACTAATTGGAATACGCAAGGCAACATAACAACTGGCGCAGATGCTCATGCCATTGCTTTTAATGCCGATGGCAGCAAAGCGTATGTTACCAATCAGGGAGCAAACACGGTTTCAGTAATTGATGTGGCTACTCATGCAGTAACGAAAACAATTAATGTAGGCACAAAACCCAACGGAATTGTCATTAAACAGTAA